GTATTCCAGAGCTTAATCTAAATATTTCACCAATGTAGTTTCATTATTTATGATTATGGTTTTGTTGAAGCCCAGTATTTCTACCATCCATATTGCATTTTTATTTGAGGATTGTGTTTTTCCGATGACTTGCTTGATATTAAATACTTCTCTAGCTTGTTCAATTAATTGACGAAATGCACATAGCATAATTCCTTTACCCCAAAACTTTGGAAAGAGTGTTCCTCCAATTTCTATTGATTTGTTTTCTTGGTTATAATGATGATAAGAACAGATGCCTAAGAAACCATTTATTTCTTCAAACCTGGTTATTTTCCAAGTCCAATGACCGTTGGTACTTACTTTTTGAATAAAGTCATCGCTATGTTCTCTTGTAGGTATTGGTTTTTTTGAATAGGATTGAAGCACTTTTTCATTAGTAAACAGATCAAATACTGAATTTTTATCCTTATAAGTTAATGGCTCAAGTTTAATATTTATGTGTTTACTAGTTTTCATTAATTTCATTTTAAATAATACAATTTCATCAGAATAATCTGACAATTAATACATCATAAATGAAATGGAAAAGATAGGTGGCAATAAGTTTAGAAGTTCAAATTTATAAAAATTAAAGAGCCTTTTTTAGGCGTACTAATTTTTTTAATAAACATTCCAGTTGATCAAGAGGTAGCATATTAGCTCCGTCTGATTTGGCTTGACTAGGGTTGGGGTGTGTTTCTATAAAAATACCATCAACTCCAGAGGCAATAGCTGCTTTGGCTATAGTTTCTATGAGTTGGGGTTGTCCACCAGTTATGCCACTGCTTTGGTTGGGTTGTTGCAAGGAGTGAGTAGCGTCCATTATAACGGGTGCATACTCTTGCATATTTGGTATGCCTTTAAAATCCACCACCAATTCGTGATAACCAAACTGACTGCCCCTTTCGGTAAGCATTACGCAGTTGTTACCACTTTCTTTGACTTTTTGCACAGCAAACTGCATTGCCTGTGGGGACAAGAATTGTCCTTTCTTAATATTAACAGTTTTGCCTGTTTTGGCGGCTGCTACTAACAAATCGGTTTGTCGACATAGGAAGGCAGGTATTTGTAAAATATCTACGTGCTTAGCCGCTAATTCAGCTTCTTCCACAGAATGAATGTCAGTTGTAACAGGGATATCCAATTCTTTCCTTATTTTTTTGAGAATGCCCAAGGCTTTCTCATCGCCTATACCAGTAAAAGAATCCAAACGGGAACGATTAGCTTTCTTATAAGAGCCTTTGAATACAAAGGGGATATCTAGCTTGTCACAAACGTCTTTGATGTGTTGAGCAATCTCAAAAGCCATATCTTCACTCTCAATAGCGCAAGGCCCTGCAATTAGAAAAAAAGAGCCTTCAAATTTTAATTTAGTTATCACTGTATAGGTTTATTTACTGCTCGAAAATACTCTTTTTATACCAATACCTAAATGCACTCCATAGTTTGTGGAGGGTATAATAGCATTGGCTTGTTTGGTATATAGTTGCCAATGGGTTTTCTTTCCTTTGTAAGAATAGCTCATTTGAAAGCCTTGACGTTCAATTCCGCCAATATGATACCCTAAACTAAAAAGATGTTTTTGTGCTATTTTATGTACATCTAAGCTTATCCTTGGTACATTATATAAATCCATTCGG
This region of Flavobacteriales bacterium genomic DNA includes:
- a CDS encoding GNAT family N-acetyltransferase translates to MKTSKHINIKLEPLTYKDKNSVFDLFTNEKVLQSYSKKPIPTREHSDDFIQKVSTNGHWTWKITRFEEINGFLGICSYHHYNQENKSIEIGGTLFPKFWGKGIMLCAFRQLIEQAREVFNIKQVIGKTQSSNKNAIWMVEILGFNKTIIINNETTLVKYLD
- the kdsA gene encoding 3-deoxy-8-phosphooctulonate synthase; its protein translation is MITKLKFEGSFFLIAGPCAIESEDMAFEIAQHIKDVCDKLDIPFVFKGSYKKANRSRLDSFTGIGDEKALGILKKIRKELDIPVTTDIHSVEEAELAAKHVDILQIPAFLCRQTDLLVAAAKTGKTVNIKKGQFLSPQAMQFAVQKVKESGNNCVMLTERGSQFGYHELVVDFKGIPNMQEYAPVIMDATHSLQQPNQSSGITGGQPQLIETIAKAAIASGVDGIFIETHPNPSQAKSDGANMLPLDQLECLLKKLVRLKKAL